Proteins encoded within one genomic window of Bradyrhizobium sp. CB1717:
- a CDS encoding O-antigen ligase family protein: MTAESAMWSGPADRKGGRTGWRTWRNPAALLRAADVLVILIAASLPWSTTAPSIFAGLWLLAVTPTIAWRDYARRLTRPAFALPFALLLLALVGTLWSEGAWADRLHAIKPVAKLVLIPPLLYHFSRSERGLHVCIAFLASCALLVVFSWIVLLNPAWKITATASSGVPVKNYIDQSQEFTLCAFALALPVLTFWRSGRAVAALACLSLILLFVTNMVFVAAARTALLCIAVLLALFAWRHLSRRAALVLLAGAVTASLLAWTTSPYLRQRIADVAIEYRHGHEDISRASTAQRLTYWRKALHAFTEAPMIGHGTGSIKRQFERAATSESSLAAEVVNNPHNQTLNAAMQWGLLGVVLLYAMWIAQLRLFLGEGLAAWIGLAVVVQNFASSLLNSHLFDFHEGWMYVLGVGVAGGMVLKAKASSQK, encoded by the coding sequence ATGACGGCCGAATCCGCGATGTGGTCCGGTCCTGCTGATCGGAAGGGCGGCCGGACGGGATGGCGGACCTGGCGTAATCCGGCCGCGCTGCTCCGGGCAGCAGATGTGCTCGTCATCCTGATCGCGGCATCGCTGCCGTGGTCCACGACGGCGCCATCGATCTTCGCCGGGCTCTGGTTGCTCGCGGTGACGCCGACCATCGCCTGGCGCGACTATGCGCGCCGGCTGACGCGGCCGGCGTTTGCCCTGCCCTTCGCGCTCCTGCTGCTCGCGCTCGTCGGCACGCTGTGGTCGGAGGGGGCATGGGCGGACCGGCTGCATGCGATCAAGCCGGTCGCAAAGCTCGTGCTGATTCCGCCGCTGCTCTATCATTTCAGCCGGTCCGAACGGGGCCTCCACGTCTGCATCGCCTTTCTCGCCTCCTGCGCGCTGCTTGTCGTGTTCTCCTGGATCGTGCTGCTGAACCCCGCCTGGAAGATCACTGCGACGGCGTCATCAGGCGTTCCCGTCAAGAACTACATCGACCAGAGCCAGGAATTCACGCTGTGTGCCTTTGCACTTGCGCTGCCGGTTCTGACTTTCTGGCGTAGCGGACGCGCGGTCGCAGCACTCGCCTGCCTGTCCTTGATCCTGCTGTTCGTCACCAACATGGTGTTCGTCGCCGCGGCCCGCACCGCCCTGCTCTGCATCGCAGTGCTGCTGGCGCTGTTCGCCTGGAGGCATCTAAGCCGGCGGGCAGCGCTGGTCTTGCTTGCGGGCGCGGTCACAGCAAGCCTGCTAGCCTGGACGACATCGCCCTATCTGCGCCAGCGCATCGCCGACGTCGCGATCGAATACCGCCACGGCCATGAGGACATCAGCCGCGCCTCGACCGCGCAGCGGCTGACCTACTGGCGCAAGGCGCTCCACGCCTTCACCGAGGCGCCCATGATCGGCCACGGCACCGGCTCGATCAAGCGCCAGTTCGAGCGCGCCGCCACAAGCGAAAGCAGCCTTGCTGCCGAAGTCGTCAACAACCCGCACAACCAGACCCTCAACGCCGCGATGCAATGGGGCCTGTTGGGCGTCGTCCTGCTCTACGCCATGTGGATCGCGCAGCTACGGCTGTTCCTCGGCGAAGGCCTGGCCGCCTGGATCGGCCTCGCCGTCGTCGTGCAGAACTTCGCGAGCTCATTGCTCAACTCGCATTTGTTCGATTTCCACGAGGGCTGGATGTATGTGCTCGGCGTCGGCGTCGCCGGCGGCATGGTCCTGAAGGCCAAGGCCAGCAGTCAGAAATGA
- a CDS encoding glycosyltransferase family 1 protein produces MKQNILVVSESLGQPNHKRGIFHFTRELVRSLASEGHELTLLVETSKRYRKLLRRERRTKLFAAQSRNIELLALYRFLDEINVSGPVTLSGTRRKFDWLRHRAGMLLSRDNILCLLRAIGLRGLNAHQIENRPAALEYIPPDLSHLELFGDFQLEPGFFNYQDSSAFFLLPPPRIDARDYDVIVVDTPTRVAIKRRPDAKVICVVHDLLPLTDLKLSDIATRQFLARIRTSLRQADELAFVSNYSMLRFRELLPQFAHLPARVVYPRTRFDAPDVLHLPAPSGRPGRPSFVVIVSNEPRKNVAAVVRAFRGVPQADLFVIGYAGEISRMRNLPQNVRFAGYVDEHEKAALIAEAHGLIMPSLAEGFGVPIIEALAANTPVLCSDIAVFREVAGELADYFDPYSTDSIAASVTRVLTRQEEWRGKIRARRQELAKRFGYETQARDFLGRQVPADRLAAAPLASYG; encoded by the coding sequence ATGAAACAGAACATCCTCGTCGTCTCCGAGTCGCTCGGACAACCCAACCACAAGCGCGGCATCTTCCATTTCACGCGGGAGCTTGTGCGTTCGCTCGCCTCGGAGGGCCACGAACTCACGCTGCTGGTGGAGACCTCGAAGCGCTACCGCAAACTGTTGCGGCGCGAGCGACGCACGAAGCTGTTCGCGGCCCAGTCCCGCAACATCGAGCTGCTTGCGCTTTATCGCTTCCTCGACGAAATCAACGTGAGCGGGCCGGTGACGCTCAGCGGCACGCGCCGCAAATTCGACTGGCTCCGGCACAGGGCCGGCATGTTGCTGTCGCGCGACAACATTCTGTGCCTGCTGCGCGCGATCGGCCTGCGTGGCCTGAACGCGCACCAGATCGAGAACCGGCCCGCCGCGCTCGAATACATACCGCCGGATCTGAGCCACCTCGAATTGTTCGGCGACTTCCAGCTCGAGCCCGGATTCTTCAACTACCAGGATTCCTCGGCCTTCTTCCTGCTCCCACCGCCGCGGATCGACGCGCGCGACTACGACGTGATCGTCGTGGACACCCCGACCCGCGTGGCGATCAAGCGCAGGCCGGACGCCAAGGTGATCTGCGTCGTCCACGATCTGTTGCCGCTCACCGATCTCAAGCTCAGCGACATCGCCACGCGGCAGTTCCTGGCGCGAATCCGCACCAGCCTGCGCCAGGCCGACGAACTCGCCTTCGTTTCAAACTACAGCATGCTGCGGTTCAGGGAACTGTTGCCGCAATTTGCGCACCTACCGGCGCGGGTCGTGTATCCCCGCACCCGGTTCGACGCCCCGGATGTCCTGCACCTTCCAGCCCCGTCGGGGCGTCCGGGGCGGCCGAGCTTCGTCGTGATCGTCTCGAACGAGCCGCGCAAGAACGTCGCCGCCGTCGTCCGTGCCTTCCGCGGCGTACCGCAGGCCGATCTCTTCGTGATCGGCTATGCCGGCGAGATCAGCCGGATGCGCAACCTCCCGCAAAACGTCCGCTTCGCCGGCTATGTCGACGAGCACGAGAAGGCCGCCTTGATCGCGGAAGCGCACGGCCTGATCATGCCGAGCCTTGCCGAAGGTTTCGGCGTTCCGATCATCGAGGCGCTGGCCGCGAACACGCCGGTGCTGTGCTCGGACATCGCAGTCTTCCGCGAGGTCGCCGGCGAGCTGGCCGATTATTTCGACCCGTATTCGACGGACTCGATCGCCGCATCCGTCACCCGCGTGCTGACACGGCAGGAGGAGTGGCGCGGGAAGATCCGGGCGCGGCGCCAGGAGCTTGCGAAGCGCTTCGGTTACGAGACCCAGGCCCGCGATTTCCTCGGCCGCCAGGTCCCCGCGGACAGACTGGCGGCCGCGCCGCTCGCATCGTACGGATGA
- a CDS encoding ABC transporter substrate-binding protein, producing MPGRRKNLAALAMLVAGALAATPASAQKTYDPGASDTDIRIGNIMPYSGPASSYGVIGKTEAAFFKMINDQGGINGRKINFISYDDAYSPPKAIEQARKLVESDEVLLIFQALGTPSNSAIMKYMNAKKVPQLFVASGGTKFGDPRNFPWTMGFQPNYQSEGRIYAKYIRDNFPNGKIAVFWQNDDAGKDQFKGLKDGLGDKASMIIADKSYEVSDPSIDSQIVALHDSGADIFFSWAAPKGSAQAIRKVGELGWKPKFFLANTATSVASVLKPAGLEYAKDIISTVYLKDPTDPTWDKDPAVVKWRAFMDKYYPDGDKANANNVYGYVQAEAMAQVLKQCGDNLTRENVMKQAANLKNFHTDLMLPGIMVNTSPDDYFPIEQMQLMRFNGQAWELFGDVITGEVGHERSQ from the coding sequence ATGCCGGGTCGTCGCAAGAATCTCGCTGCCCTCGCCATGCTTGTTGCCGGAGCGCTCGCCGCGACACCGGCCTCGGCGCAGAAGACATACGACCCCGGCGCTTCCGACACCGACATCAGGATCGGCAACATCATGCCCTATAGCGGGCCGGCGTCGTCCTATGGCGTGATCGGCAAGACCGAGGCCGCCTTCTTCAAGATGATCAACGACCAGGGCGGCATCAACGGCCGCAAGATCAATTTCATCAGCTATGACGACGCCTATTCGCCGCCGAAGGCGATCGAGCAGGCACGCAAGCTGGTCGAGAGCGACGAGGTCCTCCTGATCTTCCAGGCGCTCGGCACGCCCTCGAACTCCGCGATCATGAAATACATGAACGCGAAGAAGGTGCCGCAGCTCTTCGTCGCCTCCGGCGGCACCAAGTTCGGCGATCCCAGGAATTTCCCGTGGACCATGGGCTTCCAGCCCAACTACCAGAGCGAGGGACGGATCTACGCAAAGTACATCCGCGACAATTTTCCGAACGGCAAGATCGCGGTGTTCTGGCAGAACGACGACGCCGGCAAGGACCAATTCAAGGGCCTGAAGGACGGGCTCGGCGATAAGGCGAGCATGATCATCGCCGACAAATCCTACGAGGTCAGCGATCCCTCGATCGACTCCCAGATCGTGGCCCTGCACGATTCCGGTGCCGACATCTTCTTCTCCTGGGCCGCACCCAAAGGCTCGGCGCAGGCGATCCGGAAAGTCGGCGAGCTCGGCTGGAAGCCGAAATTCTTCCTCGCCAACACCGCGACCTCGGTCGCCTCCGTGCTCAAGCCCGCCGGGCTCGAATACGCCAAGGACATCATCTCGACGGTCTATTTGAAAGACCCGACCGACCCGACCTGGGACAAGGATCCCGCCGTGGTGAAATGGCGCGCGTTCATGGACAAGTATTATCCTGACGGCGACAAGGCCAACGCCAACAACGTCTATGGCTATGTTCAGGCCGAGGCGATGGCGCAGGTGCTGAAACAGTGCGGCGACAATCTCACCCGTGAGAACGTCATGAAGCAGGCCGCCAATTTGAAGAACTTCCACACCGACCTGATGCTGCCGGGCATCATGGTCAACACCTCGCCCGACGACTACTTCCCGATCGAGCAGATGCAGCTGATGCGCTTCAACGGGCAGGCCTGGGAGCTGTTCGGCGACGTCATCACCGGCGAGGTCGGCCACGAGCGCAGCCAGTAG
- a CDS encoding glycosyltransferase: protein MHHTSETPRRPSVLHIFKIYYPDLFGGTLTVIRDICASLKDAFASAVLVCSQSAERREIVVNDVPVERVRSFGNVLSLPAAPTYPWRLWRRSAEHDLLALHAPFPLADLVFAFGFGVRRPLVVHWHADIVTHAGLRWFIEPLMRRTLRRAKAIIVSDHVLVDTTPLLREFEDKCHVVPFGIDTSGYDWPKIEPHHVNDRGRLVLACGRLVPYKGFDVLIRAAAAHNFETWIIGEGVERPRLEQLIQELGLGDRVRLIGSVNDCERIKLMCLADVFVMPSVTNAETFGLVQLEAMAAGRPVVNTALDTAVPRVARHGMEAITVPPGDAEKLGEAIDTLIRDPERRRRMGLAARSRALSRYSATAFKQGMETVYRDAVAASNAERPATAEPPQATGWLDTVRIAAALAWSDMRHRYVRSLLGPFWMSLQMAIVVVVLGSVIGQMSNANMTARLPMLALSMTAWTFLNGVVLDATTALQNSASLIRDRALPPVIFLLQCTFRHALFALHNACVPLLLWLAFSPHDLSHALAALPGLLLFVACTFALSLVLGAMATRYRDLKPIIESTLMLAFLASPVIWSSDMINHRSTVMRLNPLTHLFAVWREPLAGGHVDPVSIVYVIVALALLVFASVLTLVHLRKAAFWI from the coding sequence ATGCATCACACCAGCGAAACCCCGCGCCGTCCGTCGGTGCTGCACATCTTCAAGATCTACTATCCCGATCTGTTCGGCGGCACGCTTACGGTGATCCGCGACATCTGCGCGAGCCTGAAGGATGCCTTCGCCTCCGCCGTGCTGGTCTGTTCGCAATCGGCCGAGCGGCGCGAGATCGTCGTCAACGACGTGCCGGTCGAGCGCGTGCGCTCGTTCGGCAACGTGCTGTCGCTGCCCGCCGCCCCGACCTATCCCTGGCGTCTCTGGCGCAGAAGCGCCGAGCACGATCTGCTCGCGCTCCACGCCCCCTTCCCGCTGGCCGACCTCGTCTTCGCCTTCGGCTTCGGCGTCAGGCGGCCGCTGGTGGTGCACTGGCACGCCGACATCGTCACCCATGCCGGCCTGCGCTGGTTCATCGAGCCGCTGATGCGGCGGACGCTGCGACGCGCCAAGGCGATCATCGTGTCCGACCACGTGCTGGTCGACACCACGCCGCTGCTGCGCGAATTCGAGGACAAATGCCACGTCGTGCCATTCGGCATCGACACCTCGGGCTATGACTGGCCGAAGATCGAGCCGCACCACGTCAACGACCGCGGCCGGCTCGTGCTCGCCTGCGGTCGGCTCGTGCCCTACAAGGGTTTTGACGTGCTCATCCGCGCCGCGGCTGCGCACAATTTCGAGACCTGGATCATCGGCGAGGGCGTCGAGCGGCCGCGGCTCGAGCAGTTGATCCAAGAGCTCGGCCTCGGTGACCGCGTTCGCCTGATCGGCTCGGTCAACGATTGCGAGCGCATCAAGCTGATGTGCCTCGCCGACGTCTTCGTAATGCCATCAGTGACCAATGCCGAGACCTTCGGCCTCGTCCAGCTCGAGGCCATGGCTGCCGGGCGCCCGGTCGTAAATACGGCGCTCGACACCGCGGTGCCGCGCGTCGCCCGCCACGGCATGGAGGCGATCACTGTGCCGCCGGGCGATGCCGAGAAGCTGGGTGAGGCCATCGACACCCTGATCCGCGATCCCGAGCGCCGCCGCCGCATGGGACTCGCGGCGCGCTCGCGCGCCCTCTCCCGCTATTCGGCCACGGCCTTCAAGCAGGGCATGGAGACCGTCTACCGCGACGCCGTCGCCGCCTCCAACGCGGAGCGACCAGCGACCGCCGAGCCGCCTCAGGCGACCGGCTGGCTGGACACGGTCCGGATCGCGGCGGCGCTCGCCTGGTCCGACATGCGGCACCGCTACGTCCGCTCACTGCTCGGCCCGTTCTGGATGTCGCTGCAGATGGCGATCGTGGTCGTGGTGCTGGGCTCGGTGATCGGCCAGATGTCGAACGCCAACATGACGGCCCGCCTGCCGATGCTGGCGCTGTCGATGACGGCCTGGACCTTCCTCAATGGCGTGGTGCTGGATGCGACCACGGCGCTCCAGAACTCCGCGAGCCTGATCCGCGACCGTGCCCTGCCGCCCGTCATCTTCCTCCTGCAATGCACCTTCCGTCACGCGCTGTTCGCACTCCATAACGCCTGTGTGCCGCTGCTGCTGTGGCTCGCCTTCTCGCCGCACGACCTCTCTCACGCGCTGGCGGCGCTGCCCGGTCTGCTGCTGTTCGTCGCCTGCACCTTCGCCCTGAGCCTCGTTCTCGGCGCCATGGCGACGCGTTATCGCGACCTCAAGCCGATCATCGAATCCACGCTGATGCTCGCCTTTCTCGCCTCGCCCGTGATCTGGTCGTCCGACATGATCAACCACCGCTCGACGGTGATGCGGCTCAATCCGCTGACGCATCTGTTCGCGGTGTGGCGCGAGCCGCTGGCGGGCGGCCATGTCGATCCCGTCAGCATCGTCTACGTCATCGTCGCGCTGGCGCTCCTGGTGTTTGCGAGCGTGCTGACGCTAGTCCATCTGCGCAAAGCCGCATTCTGGATCTGA
- a CDS encoding ABC transporter ATP-binding protein — protein MVRVTLRNVCLDYPLYGAYDFSLKRRLLGHLIREPGEMRIIRAVDNVTIEAEAGSRIGLAGPNGSGKSTLLRLIAGVYPPSSGSIALQGNVVPLLGLNAGVNLDFVAEDNIALLLRISGHRPTRAVIDEIWAFTELEPRMQRLPLRMFSSGMLMRVLFATATAFPADILLLDEWLSVVDEHFAEKAQERLLNMVSQAAIVIIASHDQPLLRRICTSIINLDHGRIASTVTVEPPATHTFELREKRA, from the coding sequence ATGGTCAGGGTCACTCTTCGCAACGTCTGTCTCGACTATCCGCTCTACGGCGCCTACGACTTCTCGCTGAAGCGGCGGCTGCTCGGGCATCTCATCCGCGAGCCGGGTGAGATGCGGATCATCCGCGCCGTCGACAACGTCACGATCGAGGCCGAAGCAGGCAGCCGCATCGGGCTCGCCGGTCCCAACGGCTCCGGCAAGTCGACGCTGCTGCGGCTGATTGCCGGGGTGTATCCACCGAGCAGCGGCAGCATCGCGCTGCAGGGCAACGTCGTGCCGCTGCTCGGCCTCAACGCCGGCGTCAACCTCGATTTCGTGGCGGAGGACAACATCGCGCTGCTGCTGCGGATCAGCGGCCACAGGCCGACCCGCGCCGTGATCGACGAGATCTGGGCCTTCACCGAGCTGGAGCCCCGCATGCAGCGGCTTCCCTTAAGGATGTTCTCCTCGGGAATGCTGATGCGGGTGTTGTTTGCGACCGCGACCGCCTTTCCGGCCGACATCCTGCTGCTCGACGAATGGCTCAGCGTGGTCGACGAGCATTTTGCGGAGAAGGCGCAGGAGCGACTGCTGAACATGGTGTCGCAGGCGGCGATCGTGATCATCGCCTCGCACGACCAACCGCTGCTGCGCCGCATCTGCACCAGCATCATCAATCTCGATCACGGCCGCATCGCCTCGACCGTCACTGTCGAGCCCCCGGCCACGCACACCTTTGAGCTCCGCGAGAAACGCGCATGA
- a CDS encoding DMT family transporter, giving the protein MRRHALNDNRIDARDWSLLAVLSILWGGSFFFNGAALRELPPLTLVFLRVALGAAMLLPLLRMQGIGLPKGIAGWKPFFAIGLLNNVIPFSLIVIGQTFIPSGLASILNATTPLFTVMVMAAAGEEALQTRRLAGVALGVAGVVILRGWGIETRPGQGVGILLCLGGALSYGFAALAARRLLKDSPPLGTATFQLMASTVMMAVVAGAAEQPWRVPMPGVTTWLAVLGLAALSTALAYIVFFQIIRRSGATNVMLVTLLIPVTAILLGWLVLGEPISMREIAGAIVIGSALLVIDGRALGLLRRVA; this is encoded by the coding sequence ATGAGACGCCATGCCCTCAACGATAACCGGATCGACGCGCGAGACTGGTCGCTGCTCGCTGTGCTCTCGATCCTCTGGGGCGGATCGTTCTTCTTCAATGGTGCGGCGTTGCGGGAATTGCCGCCGCTGACGCTGGTGTTTCTGCGCGTCGCGCTGGGAGCGGCCATGCTGTTGCCGCTGCTCCGCATGCAAGGGATAGGCTTGCCGAAGGGCATTGCGGGGTGGAAGCCGTTCTTCGCGATCGGTCTGCTCAACAACGTCATCCCGTTCTCGCTGATCGTGATCGGCCAGACGTTTATTCCGAGCGGGCTGGCGTCGATCCTGAATGCGACCACGCCGCTGTTCACGGTGATGGTGATGGCGGCCGCGGGCGAAGAAGCCTTGCAGACGCGGCGCCTCGCCGGGGTGGCTCTGGGTGTCGCCGGCGTGGTCATCCTGCGCGGGTGGGGCATCGAGACGCGGCCGGGGCAGGGGGTCGGCATCCTGCTGTGCCTCGGCGGTGCCCTCAGTTACGGCTTTGCGGCGCTCGCGGCGCGGCGGCTGTTGAAAGACTCTCCTCCACTCGGCACGGCGACGTTTCAACTGATGGCGTCGACAGTGATGATGGCGGTGGTCGCCGGCGCTGCAGAGCAGCCGTGGCGTGTTCCAATGCCTGGTGTCACGACGTGGCTCGCGGTGCTCGGCCTTGCGGCTCTATCCACGGCGCTCGCCTACATCGTCTTCTTCCAGATCATCCGACGCTCGGGCGCGACCAATGTCATGCTGGTGACGCTGCTCATTCCCGTCACCGCCATTCTGCTGGGATGGCTGGTGCTGGGTGAGCCGATCTCCATGCGCGAGATCGCGGGTGCGATCGTCATCGGCAGCGCGCTGCTGGTGATCGATGGGCGCGCCCTCGGTTTGCTGCGTCGCGTCGCGTAA